From Bacteroidota bacterium, the proteins below share one genomic window:
- a CDS encoding SDR family oxidoreductase produces the protein MKIEKSKVLITGGSLGIGKETAKLLVDIGAKVIITGRDEARLQEAAQYTGAEPFLFDISDYKSIQSNSEKIIEKLGGIDVLINNAGIGEFKRLEKIEIEDLEKVFATNVFGLTLLTKEMSKIFMKQNSGNIINIASTAASKGFEGGTIYVGSKFALRGMTQCWQAELRKFNVRVCLINPSEVTTAFNNDSRIERKEDRKKLSSMEIAYTIKSVLEMENKGFIPEVTVWATNPF, from the coding sequence ATGAAAATTGAAAAATCAAAAGTCCTAATCACAGGCGGCAGCCTCGGCATAGGAAAAGAAACAGCAAAATTATTAGTAGATATCGGTGCAAAAGTGATTATTACCGGCAGAGATGAAGCCCGTCTTCAGGAAGCTGCACAATACACCGGGGCAGAGCCTTTTTTGTTCGACATTTCGGATTATAAAAGTATTCAATCAAACTCAGAAAAAATAATTGAAAAACTTGGAGGAATAGATGTACTTATAAACAACGCCGGTATAGGTGAATTTAAAAGACTGGAAAAAATTGAAATAGAAGATCTTGAAAAAGTTTTTGCGACAAATGTATTCGGGCTTACCTTGCTAACAAAAGAAATGTCGAAAATTTTCATGAAGCAAAATTCAGGCAACATAATTAACATTGCTTCAACTGCTGCATCTAAAGGTTTTGAAGGCGGCACCATTTATGTCGGTTCAAAATTTGCATTAAGAGGAATGACTCAATGCTGGCAGGCAGAGCTAAGAAAATTTAATGTACGAGTATGCCTGATAAATCCAAGCGAAGTTACAACTGCCTTCAATAACGATTCAAGAATTGAAAGAAAAGAAGACAGAAAAAAATTATCTTCAATGGAAATTGCTTATACTATAAAATCTGTTCTTGAAATGGAAAATAAAGGATTCATTCCTGAAGTAACTGTATGGGCTACGAATCCGTTTTAA